Proteins from a genomic interval of Bdellovibrio sp. GT3:
- a CDS encoding TAT-variant-translocated molybdopterin oxidoreductase: MSEMHHDNELEAKKALRPKIVRDTKFWETIEEKIGGPEFQEKAETEFKSSPLRESDSEDGWARREFLKLMGASLAMATASCVRRPVQKIVPYNKMPEEVTLGQANYYSSAYFDGNDAMGLLIKTREGRPIHIESNPAHPFTQGGLSARSQATLMSLYDPERLQGPKRNLFNEKKSNSQIIDVKWEELDKKVVEQLAKGGVAILSGPIASPSTRAVVSDFAQGFKAKTVVWDAFAHEEIRDGQKASYGDDVVPQYWFDKAKMIVSVEADFLGTWINPTAYTHQFTQGRKDIKNMSRMVSFDSNYSLTGANSDIRFKIKPSQQLDVVMGLLHEIIVVKGLSSYAGNGNVKSALAPFADTAKKLGIDAAMFAKVASDLWANKGESLVVAGGITTLTDKAVELQVAVNMLNSVLENDGKTVDSKSGNSALTASYADMAQLIQDMKDGKVQTLIMHKVNPGYSLPTAMGFAEAVKKVKMVVYTGDRVDETGVFADYITPDNHALESWNDLEVGKGVISICQPAIRPMYDTRSFQLSLMTWAFMAKQGPARLRDYETFYDYLRVYWKSDIHPKYGKGAGFEDFWLEALQKGYVGDVVRGSGARSFKVDAFTSIKPAKAQEGMELVLYPKVAIMDGSLANVGWLQELPDPVTKLTWDNYVMISIGMAEKNGLKTGSMITLKVGDKSVDLPTYIQPGLHDEVMAVAVGYGRTRAGKVANGVGKNMNEFIAVDKAGKVIFSGQSATFTKLGKKYDLAGTSGNFSMEGRQIAAEASLKDYNKDKSAGIHRHNTWNIWSGHQYSGHKWGMAVDLHTCTGCSACVVACQSENNISVVGKKYVLEGRIMHWLRIDRYYQGDIANAEAIFQPVMCQHCDNAPCETVCPVIATAHSDEGLNDMVYNRCVGTRYCANNCPYKVRRFNWFNYAKLIEKPMHMALNPSVGVRVRGVMEKCTFCVQRIQDGKTQARNEKRQVKDGDIKTACQTSCPTGGIVFGDLNDPESQVAKIWKAEEKERGYALLEEWHAKPSVRYLSKIRNNDKESTGGHDHGHGTAKQGEHS, encoded by the coding sequence ATGTCTGAAATGCATCATGATAATGAATTAGAAGCAAAAAAAGCGTTGCGCCCGAAAATCGTGCGTGACACGAAATTCTGGGAAACGATCGAAGAAAAAATCGGTGGTCCTGAGTTTCAAGAGAAAGCAGAGACTGAGTTTAAATCCTCTCCACTTCGTGAAAGCGACAGTGAGGACGGTTGGGCTCGTCGTGAGTTCTTGAAGTTGATGGGTGCTTCTTTGGCTATGGCGACTGCGTCTTGCGTACGCCGTCCAGTGCAAAAGATCGTTCCATACAACAAAATGCCTGAAGAGGTGACTCTAGGTCAGGCGAATTACTATTCTTCTGCATACTTCGACGGTAACGATGCGATGGGCTTGCTTATCAAAACTCGTGAAGGTCGTCCGATTCACATTGAATCAAATCCTGCGCATCCATTCACTCAAGGTGGTTTGAGCGCTCGTTCTCAAGCGACTTTGATGTCCCTTTATGATCCTGAAAGACTACAAGGTCCTAAGCGCAATCTTTTCAATGAAAAGAAATCCAACTCTCAAATCATCGACGTGAAATGGGAAGAGCTGGATAAAAAAGTTGTTGAGCAATTGGCAAAAGGTGGCGTGGCCATCCTTTCCGGCCCCATCGCTTCTCCTTCAACTCGCGCTGTAGTTTCAGACTTCGCTCAAGGCTTCAAAGCTAAGACTGTGGTTTGGGATGCTTTTGCTCACGAAGAAATCCGTGATGGTCAAAAAGCTTCTTACGGTGACGATGTTGTGCCTCAGTACTGGTTCGACAAAGCTAAGATGATCGTATCTGTTGAAGCGGACTTCTTGGGTACTTGGATCAATCCAACGGCTTACACTCATCAGTTCACTCAAGGTCGTAAAGACATTAAAAACATGAGCCGTATGGTTTCTTTCGATTCCAACTACTCATTGACGGGTGCAAACTCTGATATCCGTTTCAAAATCAAGCCTTCACAACAACTTGACGTTGTTATGGGCCTTCTTCACGAGATCATCGTGGTTAAAGGTCTTTCTTCATACGCTGGTAACGGCAATGTGAAGTCTGCGTTGGCGCCATTTGCAGACACTGCAAAAAAATTGGGTATCGACGCTGCGATGTTTGCAAAAGTTGCATCTGATCTTTGGGCGAACAAAGGTGAGTCACTGGTTGTTGCCGGTGGTATCACGACTTTGACTGACAAAGCAGTTGAGCTTCAAGTTGCAGTGAACATGTTGAACTCCGTTTTGGAAAATGACGGTAAAACTGTTGATTCCAAATCCGGCAACTCTGCTTTGACAGCGTCTTACGCTGACATGGCTCAGTTGATCCAGGATATGAAAGACGGCAAAGTTCAAACTTTGATCATGCACAAAGTGAACCCTGGTTACTCTTTGCCAACAGCAATGGGTTTCGCAGAAGCTGTTAAAAAAGTTAAAATGGTTGTCTACACTGGTGACCGCGTTGACGAAACAGGTGTGTTCGCAGATTACATCACTCCAGACAACCATGCGTTGGAATCCTGGAATGATTTGGAAGTTGGTAAAGGTGTTATCTCCATCTGCCAACCTGCAATTCGTCCTATGTACGACACTCGTTCGTTCCAGTTGTCTTTGATGACTTGGGCGTTCATGGCGAAACAAGGTCCAGCACGTCTTCGCGACTACGAAACGTTCTATGACTACTTGAGAGTTTACTGGAAATCAGACATCCACCCGAAATACGGTAAAGGCGCAGGCTTTGAAGATTTCTGGTTGGAAGCTCTTCAAAAAGGTTATGTCGGTGACGTGGTTCGTGGATCTGGCGCTCGTTCATTCAAAGTGGACGCGTTCACATCCATCAAGCCAGCTAAAGCTCAAGAAGGTATGGAACTTGTTCTTTACCCTAAAGTGGCGATAATGGATGGCTCTCTTGCCAACGTAGGTTGGTTGCAAGAGCTACCAGATCCAGTGACGAAGCTGACTTGGGACAACTACGTAATGATCTCTATCGGCATGGCTGAAAAGAACGGTTTGAAAACCGGTTCTATGATCACTCTTAAAGTGGGTGACAAGTCTGTTGATCTTCCAACTTACATCCAACCAGGTCTTCATGACGAGGTTATGGCTGTAGCAGTTGGTTACGGACGCACTCGCGCTGGTAAAGTGGCGAACGGCGTTGGTAAAAACATGAATGAGTTCATCGCTGTAGATAAAGCCGGGAAAGTTATCTTCTCTGGTCAATCAGCGACATTCACTAAGCTTGGTAAAAAATATGATCTAGCGGGTACTTCCGGAAACTTCTCTATGGAAGGTCGTCAAATCGCTGCTGAAGCGTCTTTGAAGGACTACAATAAAGATAAATCCGCTGGCATCCACAGACACAACACTTGGAACATCTGGTCTGGTCACCAATACTCCGGTCACAAATGGGGTATGGCTGTAGATCTTCACACTTGCACAGGCTGTTCAGCTTGCGTGGTGGCGTGCCAATCTGAAAACAACATCTCTGTTGTTGGTAAGAAGTACGTTCTTGAAGGTCGTATCATGCACTGGTTGCGTATCGACCGTTACTACCAAGGTGATATCGCAAACGCAGAAGCGATCTTCCAACCGGTTATGTGCCAACACTGTGACAACGCTCCTTGTGAGACTGTATGTCCGGTTATCGCGACAGCTCACTCAGATGAAGGTCTGAATGACATGGTTTACAACCGTTGCGTGGGAACTCGTTACTGTGCGAATAACTGCCCGTACAAAGTACGTCGTTTCAACTGGTTCAACTATGCGAAGCTGATCGAAAAACCAATGCACATGGCTTTGAATCCATCTGTGGGTGTTCGTGTGCGCGGGGTGATGGAAAAATGTACGTTCTGCGTACAAAGAATCCAAGACGGTAAAACTCAAGCTCGTAATGAAAAACGCCAGGTAAAAGACGGCGATATCAAAACGGCTTGTCAAACATCCTGCCCAACGGGCGGTATCGTGTTTGGTGACTTGAATGATCCAGAATCACAAGTTGCAAAAATCTGGAAAGCTGAAGAGAAAGAGCGTGGTTACGCGTTGCTAGAAGAATGGCATGCTAAACCATCTGTTCGCTATCTTTCCAAAATCCGTAACAATGATAAAGAATCAACTGGTGGCCATGATCACGGTCACGGTACTGCAAAACAAGGTGAGCACTCATGA
- a CDS encoding cytochrome c3 family protein, translating into MIFSTLLTGCKFQPGWGYNKGYAPEQPIAFDHQLHAGTNKIQCQYCHNQVERSKHSNIPALSTCMNCHLQVATDKPEIQKLREAYDSGGSVEWVRVHMLPDFVHFNHSAHIAKGVNCQTCHGPIETMKRVEQFSDLSMGWCVNCHRQPENKAPINCSTCHY; encoded by the coding sequence ATGATTTTTTCAACACTTCTCACGGGTTGTAAATTCCAACCAGGTTGGGGTTACAACAAAGGCTATGCTCCAGAGCAGCCAATTGCGTTTGATCACCAGCTGCATGCGGGGACGAACAAGATTCAGTGTCAATACTGCCACAATCAAGTGGAAAGAAGTAAACACTCGAATATTCCAGCACTATCAACGTGCATGAACTGTCACTTGCAAGTAGCGACAGACAAACCGGAAATTCAAAAACTTCGTGAAGCTTACGACAGCGGCGGCTCGGTTGAGTGGGTTCGCGTTCACATGCTTCCTGATTTCGTACACTTTAATCACAGCGCACACATCGCGAAGGGCGTGAACTGTCAAACATGTCACGGTCCGATCGAAACGATGAAACGTGTGGAGCAATTCTCTGACCTTTCCATGGGCTGGTGTGTGAACTGTCACCGCCAACCAGAGAACAAAGCTCCAATTAACTGCTCAACTTGTCACTACTAA
- a CDS encoding cytochrome c biogenesis protein, which yields MKKFLLFLTAVLVSLSGVVAYAKPGDQLKYLPVQDGGRLKPYDSFAKEMLEIVYGKSSYEGRKATEIILTWMLSPQAWADKKIFEVRNHQVLEAMKLPKDQRYFNGQELFGSDRFALLRQELQAKRDAKEKLNPYFQALQRLENQYFVFQEVAAGRMLKVLPPKEGDNWIAVADLPEAFQQKFMGITTAFVSYIGGVASGANQADIDAAATKLDESIIAFETAARAENPALYDHSARIHAEVHYNSFHPFRWAYVFYILAAIAILLVWALSKESLMKAAWVFLAIGFILNTYGFAIRMYIMERAPVSNMYETVVWVAWGTVFFAAILELIYKFRIVLFAGTLVAAFGLVIADFAPAVLDPTLQPLEPVLRSNYWLTIHVMTITISYAAFFLAFGLGDLGLFYYLKGEEKNHEKIRAVVTAIYRSMQIGVAFLAPGIILGGIWADYSWGRFWGWDPKETWALIALLGYLAVLHARYAGMIKNFGMVVTAIITFSLVIMAWYGVNFVLGAGLHSYGFGAGGVEYVSAFVAAHLLFALYVWVLRQGRSKKSAKNS from the coding sequence ATGAAAAAGTTTTTACTCTTTTTGACAGCGGTTTTAGTGTCCCTTTCTGGTGTGGTTGCTTATGCGAAACCCGGGGACCAACTGAAGTATTTGCCGGTTCAGGATGGCGGGCGACTGAAGCCTTACGACAGTTTTGCCAAGGAAATGTTGGAGATTGTCTACGGGAAAAGTTCCTACGAGGGACGTAAAGCCACAGAAATTATCCTGACGTGGATGTTGTCGCCTCAAGCATGGGCTGACAAAAAGATCTTTGAAGTTCGCAATCACCAGGTTTTGGAGGCGATGAAGCTTCCAAAGGATCAAAGATACTTTAATGGCCAGGAGCTGTTCGGCAGCGATCGTTTTGCTTTGCTTCGTCAGGAGCTTCAGGCAAAGCGTGATGCCAAAGAAAAATTGAATCCGTACTTCCAGGCCTTGCAACGTCTGGAAAATCAGTACTTCGTTTTTCAAGAAGTGGCAGCAGGACGTATGTTGAAAGTTCTTCCTCCGAAAGAGGGGGATAACTGGATTGCTGTGGCCGATTTGCCAGAGGCGTTTCAACAAAAATTTATGGGCATCACGACGGCGTTTGTGAGTTATATCGGTGGTGTGGCAAGTGGTGCAAACCAGGCAGACATCGATGCAGCGGCAACGAAGCTTGATGAATCGATCATCGCGTTTGAAACAGCAGCGCGTGCGGAGAATCCTGCGCTTTATGATCACAGCGCACGAATTCACGCGGAAGTTCACTACAACAGTTTCCATCCGTTCCGCTGGGCTTATGTGTTCTATATCCTTGCGGCAATTGCCATTCTTTTGGTGTGGGCTCTTTCTAAAGAGTCTTTGATGAAAGCGGCCTGGGTGTTCCTGGCGATTGGTTTCATCCTGAATACATATGGTTTTGCGATTCGCATGTATATTATGGAGAGAGCTCCTGTTTCAAATATGTATGAGACGGTGGTGTGGGTAGCATGGGGAACCGTGTTTTTCGCTGCGATCCTTGAGCTGATCTATAAGTTCCGCATTGTTTTATTTGCGGGAACGTTGGTTGCTGCTTTTGGATTGGTGATTGCTGACTTCGCGCCAGCAGTTTTGGATCCTACTTTGCAACCGCTTGAACCAGTGCTACGCAGCAATTATTGGCTGACGATTCACGTGATGACTATCACTATCAGTTACGCCGCATTCTTTTTGGCGTTCGGATTGGGCGACCTTGGTCTGTTTTACTATCTTAAGGGCGAAGAAAAAAACCACGAGAAAATTCGCGCGGTCGTGACAGCTATTTACAGATCCATGCAAATCGGCGTCGCATTTTTGGCGCCGGGAATTATCTTGGGTGGTATTTGGGCTGACTATTCATGGGGCCGATTCTGGGGATGGGATCCAAAGGAAACTTGGGCGTTGATTGCGCTTCTTGGTTATTTGGCAGTTCTACACGCAAGATATGCGGGGATGATCAAAAATTTCGGCATGGTAGTGACAGCGATTATCACTTTCTCTTTAGTTATCATGGCTTGGTACGGTGTGAACTTCGTTCTTGGTGCGGGGCTTCATTCTTACGGATTCGGCGCGGGCGGCGTTGAATATGTGTCTGCTTTTGTGGCTGCACATTTGTTATTTGCGCTGTACGTGTGGGTTTTGCGCCAAGGCCGCAGTAAGAAATCGGCAAAAAATTCCTAA
- a CDS encoding cytochrome c biogenesis protein ResB — protein sequence MVNVSLKSVIKRLNRPLASLKLAVFIIISIAVITAVGTIVEAKYDAYAAKKLVYDTWYMYTVMGMLVINLIAVMVDRLPWKKRHVAFVLAHIGIIILLFGGLLTMKYGLDGSMRIDISQKNNLVQTSETDLVVYSSFDGDRYTKTLEQEVDFFVKPPTEKKPTVIPVYAGDIKIVEYKKYVLPSRKVIADESGKAGSGLRFQVQNPNVNVIEWLVQKKAGTLQTHDFGPAQVHLGPIPAKGQMRNEIYLEPVKEKGGLRYAVFYKDSEKVGKSGFIKEGEVFDPGFKMALDFRVLRYLPSALEDWELQDMDRPTPMTTSAVKIIFQDKPHWVLLNDMVKLFTDNAVYLLTYGNRRIDIGFPIQLKSFVVDRYQGTMRAAAYKSVVEVPDLGEIEISMNEPLKYKGLTIYQASFQEENGHPVASIFSVNADPGRSWKYLGSLILSLGIVLLMWFKHLDFKIAKKKDGGKN from the coding sequence ATGGTAAATGTTTCTTTGAAGTCCGTTATTAAGCGCCTGAATAGACCGCTGGCAAGTTTGAAGCTCGCGGTTTTCATTATCATTTCAATTGCCGTCATCACAGCTGTGGGGACTATTGTCGAAGCCAAGTACGATGCTTACGCTGCCAAAAAGCTCGTTTACGATACTTGGTATATGTACACTGTCATGGGCATGCTAGTGATCAACTTGATTGCGGTGATGGTGGATCGTCTGCCATGGAAAAAACGTCACGTGGCTTTCGTGTTGGCTCACATCGGAATTATCATTTTGTTGTTCGGTGGTCTTTTGACCATGAAGTATGGCTTGGATGGCTCGATGCGAATCGATATCAGTCAAAAAAACAATCTGGTGCAGACATCTGAAACCGATCTGGTGGTTTACAGCTCTTTCGATGGGGATCGTTACACGAAAACCCTTGAGCAGGAAGTGGACTTCTTCGTCAAACCTCCAACGGAAAAAAAGCCGACGGTGATCCCGGTGTATGCCGGCGATATCAAAATCGTCGAGTATAAAAAGTACGTTCTGCCTTCTCGTAAAGTCATCGCTGATGAAAGTGGCAAAGCAGGCTCCGGTTTGCGTTTCCAGGTGCAAAATCCCAACGTCAATGTGATCGAGTGGCTGGTTCAGAAAAAAGCTGGCACTTTGCAAACGCATGATTTCGGTCCGGCTCAGGTTCATCTGGGGCCGATCCCTGCAAAGGGGCAAATGCGCAATGAAATTTACCTGGAGCCTGTGAAAGAAAAAGGCGGCTTGCGCTACGCTGTCTTTTACAAAGATTCTGAAAAAGTCGGCAAATCCGGATTCATCAAAGAGGGTGAAGTTTTTGACCCAGGATTTAAGATGGCCTTGGATTTCCGTGTTCTAAGATACCTGCCATCGGCTTTGGAAGATTGGGAACTGCAGGATATGGATCGTCCTACACCGATGACAACATCCGCTGTGAAAATTATTTTCCAGGACAAGCCTCATTGGGTGTTGTTGAACGATATGGTGAAATTATTCACAGATAATGCGGTTTATCTTCTGACTTACGGCAACCGTCGTATCGATATCGGTTTTCCAATTCAACTGAAGTCATTTGTGGTGGATCGTTATCAGGGCACGATGCGAGCTGCGGCTTACAAGAGTGTGGTTGAAGTTCCGGATTTGGGAGAGATTGAGATCTCCATGAATGAGCCCCTAAAATACAAAGGACTGACGATTTACCAGGCCTCTTTCCAGGAGGAGAATGGTCATCCTGTGGCGTCCATCTTTTCGGTGAATGCAGATCCGGGCAGATCGTGGAAGTATCTGGGTTCCCTGATTTTAAGTCTGGGTATCGTTCTTTTGATGTGGTTTAAACATTTGGATTTCAAGATAGCTAAGAAAAAAGACGGCGGGAAAAATTAG
- a CDS encoding N-formylglutamate amidohydrolase, with the protein MEITAPLMVTIPHSGEKIPPQTPWLNTLPEEIVMCDVDRYVDFLYEPTLHKLQIPYVKTEWHRYAADMNRVPEDVDASSVIGNGNPAGMHNRGFHWVITTYKHQLMKEPMSQQSHDELVNLVYEPFHSNIRDLYAKLHAKGYTKTYHIDAHSMPSVGTSEHRDPGERRADIVVSDSKGKSCDPRFKDLVIAAYVTAGFKVGYNWPYFGGRVTEQYGNPTREMHTLQVEMNRELYMDEKTKKLKPEEAKKVQEKISFALSYIRNNLQHLT; encoded by the coding sequence ATGGAAATCACAGCACCGTTGATGGTAACAATTCCGCATTCTGGAGAGAAAATCCCTCCACAGACTCCCTGGTTGAATACGCTGCCAGAAGAAATCGTTATGTGCGATGTGGATCGTTACGTTGACTTTTTGTATGAGCCCACTCTGCACAAACTGCAGATTCCCTATGTTAAAACCGAGTGGCATCGTTATGCGGCTGATATGAATCGTGTTCCCGAGGACGTGGATGCGAGCTCTGTGATCGGTAACGGAAATCCTGCAGGAATGCACAACCGTGGTTTTCACTGGGTCATCACAACCTACAAACATCAGTTGATGAAAGAGCCAATGAGTCAGCAATCACACGATGAGCTGGTGAATTTGGTGTATGAGCCTTTCCATAGTAATATCCGCGACCTTTACGCGAAACTTCACGCAAAAGGTTACACTAAAACTTATCACATTGATGCGCACAGCATGCCTTCAGTCGGCACCAGTGAGCACCGTGATCCAGGAGAGCGTCGCGCTGATATCGTCGTGAGCGACAGCAAAGGGAAAAGCTGTGATCCAAGATTCAAGGATCTGGTGATCGCAGCCTATGTGACCGCAGGATTCAAAGTTGGATACAACTGGCCGTATTTTGGCGGTCGCGTCACAGAGCAATACGGCAATCCAACGCGAGAAATGCATACTTTGCAGGTCGAAATGAATCGCGAACTTTACATGGATGAGAAGACCAAGAAGCTGAAGCCTGAAGAAGCTAAAAAAGTGCAGGAGAAAATCAGCTTTGCACTCAGCTATATCCGCAACAATTTGCAGCACCTAACGTAG
- a CDS encoding cob(I)yrinic acid a,c-diamide adenosyltransferase produces MTTPPKAKIYTRTGDKGTTRLVDGSCVEKFNPRVEAYGTVDELNSYLGVCRSSLRDYPILLSLDDILEKIQNELFNIGSLLATEKDEVFKMLPPITAEQIRVVELKIDELTADLPELRNFILPAGHIVASHLHVARTCCRRSERRSAEIAVRDERYAMALQYLNRLSDFLFVAARWANMKMGQTEVLWKQT; encoded by the coding sequence ATGACGACACCTCCCAAAGCTAAGATCTATACACGTACTGGCGACAAGGGCACGACCCGTTTGGTGGATGGCTCCTGCGTCGAAAAGTTCAATCCCCGCGTCGAGGCTTATGGCACCGTGGATGAGTTGAACAGTTATTTGGGCGTCTGTCGGTCCTCATTGCGCGATTATCCGATCCTGCTTTCTTTGGATGACATCCTTGAAAAGATTCAAAATGAACTTTTCAATATCGGAAGCCTGCTTGCCACCGAAAAAGACGAAGTCTTCAAAATGTTGCCACCCATCACCGCAGAACAAATTCGCGTGGTGGAGCTAAAAATTGATGAATTGACAGCGGACCTGCCGGAATTGCGCAATTTTATTTTGCCTGCCGGCCACATCGTCGCCTCCCACTTGCATGTGGCGCGCACCTGCTGCCGCCGTAGTGAACGTCGCTCTGCTGAAATTGCAGTGCGCGATGAACGCTACGCCATGGCTTTGCAATACCTGAATCGCCTGAGTGATTTTTTATTTGTCGCTGCTCGCTGGGCCAACATGAAAATGGGACAGACCGAAGTCCTTTGGAAACAAACTTAA
- a CDS encoding GNAT family N-acetyltransferase, with the protein MRISSEVVSTKKQKQVLLRSPNSEDALGMIQAMVEIAATSPHIIGSVEDFKKKTVEEEQAWIQKHNDDLRGLVIIAEYENKTIGILNFNGGKSAKTKHRGSLGISLHSDMRGEGLGYLIFQKLLSEVRKIEGLTQMELSLFSENHSAYQLYKKVGFQECGRRPRAYRQPDGTFCDEIIMIKTL; encoded by the coding sequence ATGCGAATTTCCTCAGAAGTCGTCAGTACAAAAAAACAAAAACAAGTTCTGCTAAGGTCCCCCAATTCAGAGGACGCTCTGGGAATGATTCAAGCGATGGTCGAAATCGCCGCAACGTCTCCGCATATTATTGGCTCAGTCGAGGACTTTAAAAAGAAAACTGTCGAAGAAGAGCAAGCCTGGATACAAAAGCACAACGATGACCTTCGAGGTCTGGTCATTATTGCAGAATATGAAAACAAGACTATCGGGATACTAAATTTTAATGGCGGCAAAAGTGCGAAAACCAAACACCGGGGTTCTTTGGGTATTTCTCTTCATTCCGATATGCGTGGTGAGGGTTTGGGGTATTTGATTTTTCAAAAGTTGCTATCAGAAGTTCGAAAAATTGAAGGACTCACGCAAATGGAGTTGAGTCTTTTTAGTGAAAATCACTCAGCCTATCAGCTATATAAAAAAGTCGGTTTTCAAGAGTGCGGGCGCAGGCCGCGGGCGTACAGGCAGCCCGATGGTACGTTCTGCGATGAAATAATAATGATCAAGACGCTGTAA
- a CDS encoding GNAT family N-acetyltransferase, which produces MDIKTEITKSKTGKTITLRAPTIEDAKALRVFMVEVAETAPYILSTADDFRSKSEDSEQNWIKRYQESNRDMIILAECDGKIVGNLDFSTGIRFKNLHRGHLGMSIAPSLRGDGIGELLLRKLFAEVPRAEGITQIELSVMHPNTPAYNLYKKVGFMECGRKPNAFRLEDGTFAEEISMYVTV; this is translated from the coding sequence GTGGACATCAAAACTGAAATCACCAAAAGTAAGACAGGTAAAACTATCACGTTGCGCGCGCCAACCATCGAGGACGCCAAGGCGCTACGGGTATTCATGGTCGAGGTCGCGGAAACGGCTCCGTATATATTGAGTACTGCGGATGATTTCAGATCCAAGTCCGAGGACTCCGAGCAGAATTGGATCAAGCGCTACCAAGAATCCAATCGGGATATGATCATATTGGCCGAATGTGATGGTAAAATCGTTGGCAATCTGGATTTCAGTACGGGGATTCGCTTTAAGAATCTGCATCGCGGTCACTTGGGAATGTCTATTGCGCCATCTCTGCGCGGTGACGGTATCGGGGAGTTGTTGCTGAGAAAGCTTTTCGCAGAAGTTCCGCGAGCAGAGGGAATCACGCAAATTGAATTGAGTGTTATGCATCCGAATACTCCGGCTTACAATCTGTACAAAAAGGTCGGCTTCATGGAGTGCGGCAGAAAACCAAATGCGTTCCGTCTTGAAGACGGAACTTTTGCTGAAGAAATTTCGATGTATGTGACGGTGTAG
- a CDS encoding HNH endonuclease, which produces MNLSALSNEELTGRLEKLAHSERKITHLVLNHINEMESRRLYAELGFDSMFRYLTRHLKYSEDAAYRRLSAARILKQAPQVAEKLENGTLTLTQLTQVQNALKLEAKINPNTTSVSLLPTVLEKIESKTSFETKSTLAKDFNLPIQIADSITPQKDDSVRFEITLTQEQMKTLESARDLMSHLVPDGNWADLLTVLAEKQIHIILGKELSNHDAKKEFTKKTNATVGFSVDVGAGGPLSVATTDLSKSSCVKQNSTQSFLVARKRSQIKITDKRNLLTTADYCCEYRSAKGIKCNSKYQLQIDHIQPIALGGNNEPQNLRVLCRAHNLTEARRLGLIAD; this is translated from the coding sequence ATGAATTTATCTGCACTATCAAACGAAGAACTAACCGGACGACTTGAGAAGCTGGCGCACTCAGAACGCAAGATTACTCATTTGGTTTTGAATCATATTAACGAAATGGAATCGCGCCGTCTTTATGCCGAGCTGGGATTTGATTCCATGTTTCGCTATCTAACCAGACATCTAAAATACAGCGAAGATGCGGCCTATCGCAGATTAAGTGCCGCACGAATTTTGAAACAAGCACCCCAAGTGGCGGAAAAACTAGAAAACGGCACTTTAACGTTAACGCAACTGACGCAGGTTCAAAATGCTTTGAAGTTGGAAGCAAAAATCAATCCCAATACGACTTCAGTGAGTCTACTACCTACGGTACTTGAAAAAATCGAAAGTAAAACTTCTTTCGAGACTAAATCCACCCTGGCCAAGGACTTTAATCTACCAATTCAAATCGCCGACTCAATCACACCCCAAAAGGACGATTCGGTTCGTTTTGAAATCACTTTAACTCAGGAACAAATGAAAACGCTGGAATCTGCGCGGGATCTTATGTCGCATCTAGTTCCAGACGGAAACTGGGCCGATTTACTAACTGTTCTTGCTGAAAAGCAGATTCACATAATTTTGGGTAAGGAACTTAGTAACCACGATGCCAAAAAAGAATTCACCAAGAAAACCAATGCCACTGTTGGTTTTAGTGTCGATGTCGGCGCCGGCGGCCCACTTTCTGTTGCCACTACTGACTTGAGCAAATCATCCTGCGTGAAGCAAAACTCAACGCAAAGCTTCTTGGTAGCGCGGAAGCGTTCGCAAATTAAAATCACAGACAAACGCAACCTACTCACAACTGCTGACTACTGCTGTGAGTATCGAAGCGCTAAAGGAATCAAGTGCAACTCAAAGTATCAGTTGCAAATTGACCACATTCAGCCAATTGCTTTAGGCGGAAATAACGAACCACAAAACCTAAGAGTCCTATGCCGGGCGCACAACTTGACTGAGGCAAGAAGATTAGGGTTGATTGCTGACTGA